The following are encoded together in the Oncorhynchus gorbuscha isolate QuinsamMale2020 ecotype Even-year linkage group LG03, OgorEven_v1.0, whole genome shotgun sequence genome:
- the LOC124032303 gene encoding translocon-associated protein subunit delta-like gives MMTRIAAFLALVCLCTGESCSDPVITPSAYTTSDAVISSESVFIVELSLACANGAQSVALYADVNGRQFPVTRGQDVGKYQVSWSMPHKQASSGTYQVKFFDEESYSSLRKAQRNNEDVESIQPLFSVNVDHRGAWNGPWVPTEVMAALIGILVYYLAFSAKSTIQA, from the exons ATGATGACCAGAATAGCAGCGTTTCTTGCTCTTGTATGCCTGTGCACGG GTGAGAGCTGTTCAGACCCTGTGATCACACCCTCTGCCTACACCACTTCTGATGCCGTCATCTCCTCTGAGTCCGTATTCATCGTGGAGCTCAGCCTGGCTTGTGCCAATGGAGCCCAG AGTGTGGCTCTGTATGCTGATGTCAATGGAAGACAGTTCCCTGTGACTAGAGGCCAGGATGTTGGCAAGTACCAG GTGTCCTGGAGCATGCCCCACAAACAGGCCAGCTCTGGTACATACCAGGTCAAGTTCTTTGATGAGGAGTCCTACAGCTCTCTACGCAAG GCCCAGAGGAACAACGAGGATGTAGAATCCATCCAGCCCCTTTTCTCTGTCAATGTAGATCACAGG GGAGCGTGGAATGGCCCGTGGGTGCCTACTGAGGTTATGGCTGCTCTCATTGGCATCCTGGTGTATTACCTGGCTTTTAGCGCTAAGAGCACCATCCAGGCATAA